One window of Bacillus sp. THAF10 genomic DNA carries:
- the trmFO gene encoding FADH(2)-oxidizing methylenetetrahydrofolate--tRNA-(uracil(54)-C(5))-methyltransferase TrmFO — MTTTVNVIGAGLAGSEAAWQLANQGINVHLYEMRPVKQTPAHHTDKFAELVCSNSLRANNLTNAVGVLKEEMRMLNSVIIKSADDCSVPAGGALAVDRHEFAQRVTERVKEHPNVTVFHEEVNEIPEGPTIIATGPLTSKSLSEQLQSLTGEEYLYFYDAAAPILEKDSINMDIVYLKSRYDKGEAAYLNCPMNEEEFNRFYEALIAAETVPLKEFEKEIFFEGCMPIEVMANRGKKTMLFGPLKPVGLEDPKTGKRPYAVVQLRQDDAAGTLYNIVGFQTHLKWGPQKEVIRLIPGLENAEIVRYGVMHRNTFINSPNLLKPTYQFKERDDLFFAGQMTGVEGYVESAASGLIAGLNAARLVQGQEPLVFPKETTIGSMAHYITSTNAKNFQPMNANFGLLPDLPVKIKNKQERNEAHARRALETIQNFVKS, encoded by the coding sequence ATGACAACAACAGTAAACGTAATTGGCGCTGGTCTTGCTGGGAGCGAAGCAGCATGGCAGCTTGCTAACCAAGGAATTAATGTCCATTTATATGAGATGCGTCCAGTGAAGCAAACACCTGCTCACCATACGGATAAATTTGCAGAGCTAGTTTGTTCTAACTCTCTTAGAGCAAATAATCTTACAAATGCAGTCGGAGTGTTAAAGGAAGAAATGCGGATGCTTAATTCCGTTATTATTAAATCAGCAGATGACTGTTCAGTACCTGCTGGTGGTGCGCTTGCTGTGGACCGCCATGAATTTGCTCAAAGAGTAACCGAGAGAGTGAAAGAGCATCCAAATGTTACCGTTTTTCATGAAGAAGTAAATGAAATACCAGAAGGTCCAACAATCATTGCCACAGGACCTTTAACGTCCAAATCTTTATCAGAGCAGCTTCAATCGTTAACAGGAGAAGAGTATCTTTACTTTTATGATGCAGCTGCGCCAATTCTTGAAAAAGACAGTATTAATATGGATATTGTCTATCTTAAATCAAGATACGATAAAGGTGAGGCAGCTTATTTAAACTGTCCGATGAACGAAGAAGAATTTAACAGATTCTATGAAGCACTCATCGCAGCGGAAACGGTTCCTTTAAAAGAATTTGAAAAAGAGATATTTTTCGAAGGGTGCATGCCTATTGAAGTCATGGCGAATCGCGGAAAAAAGACCATGCTTTTTGGTCCATTAAAGCCTGTTGGACTAGAAGATCCGAAAACAGGAAAAAGACCTTATGCAGTGGTTCAACTTCGTCAAGATGATGCAGCTGGTACGTTGTATAATATTGTTGGTTTTCAGACACATTTAAAATGGGGACCCCAAAAGGAAGTCATTCGTCTTATTCCAGGCTTGGAAAATGCAGAAATCGTTCGCTACGGCGTAATGCATCGTAACACATTTATCAATTCACCAAACCTGTTAAAGCCTACCTATCAATTCAAGGAAAGAGATGATTTATTCTTTGCCGGACAAATGACAGGGGTAGAAGGGTATGTGGAATCTGCAGCTTCGGGCTTAATTGCAGGATTAAATGCTGCTAGACTCGTACAAGGCCAAGAGCCATTAGTATTCCCAAAAGAAACAACCATCGGAAGTATGGCTCATTATATTACTTCCACAAACGCGAAAAACTTTCAGCCAATGAATGCTAATTTTGGACTCTTACCAGATCTGCCTGTTAAGATAAAAAACAAGCAAGAGCGCAATGAAGCGCATGCTAGGAGAGCGTTGGAAACAATTCAGAATTTTGTAAAAAGTTAA
- the xerC gene encoding tyrosine recombinase XerC, translating into MENVKVALQSFLEYLQIERNYSKYTIVFYEKDIEEFFEFMKEEAIPQLFEVTHVEARLYLTKLHQKKYARRTIARKASSLRSFFKFLLKENKMDQHPFSAISVPKLEKLLPKFLYEEELEKLFEISDTSTALGQRNQALLELLYGTGIRISECCGIELKDIDLQLETILVRGKGNKQRYVPFGSYAHKALCTYLENGRVELAQNQQSANETRHLFLNFRGGPLSPRGVRVVLNDMVKKASATLHISPHTLRHTFATHLLNEGADLRVVQELLGHANLSSTQIYTHVTKEHLKRTYNQFHPRA; encoded by the coding sequence ATGGAAAATGTTAAAGTTGCGTTACAGTCTTTTTTAGAATATTTACAAATCGAGAGAAACTATTCAAAATATACTATTGTATTTTATGAAAAAGATATTGAGGAATTTTTTGAATTCATGAAAGAGGAAGCGATTCCGCAATTGTTTGAAGTGACACATGTTGAAGCGCGTTTGTATCTAACAAAGCTTCATCAAAAAAAATACGCGCGAAGAACAATTGCTAGAAAGGCATCAAGCTTAAGAAGCTTTTTTAAGTTCCTTTTAAAAGAAAATAAAATGGATCAGCATCCATTCTCAGCGATTTCCGTTCCAAAGCTAGAGAAATTGCTTCCAAAATTTCTTTATGAGGAGGAATTAGAAAAACTTTTTGAAATCTCTGACACCTCCACTGCTTTAGGTCAACGCAATCAAGCACTACTTGAGCTCCTTTATGGCACAGGTATTCGTATTAGTGAATGCTGTGGAATTGAGCTTAAAGATATTGATCTGCAGCTTGAAACAATTTTGGTTAGAGGTAAGGGAAATAAGCAGCGATACGTGCCGTTTGGTAGCTACGCTCATAAGGCTCTTTGTACATATTTAGAAAATGGCCGAGTGGAGCTCGCACAAAATCAGCAATCTGCAAACGAGACAAGGCATCTCTTCTTAAATTTCCGGGGAGGTCCCCTCTCGCCACGTGGAGTGAGGGTTGTGTTAAATGATATGGTAAAGAAGGCAAGTGCTACATTACATATCAGTCCACACACACTGCGCCATACATTCGCTACCCATCTCTTGAATGAAGGCGCTGATTTAAGAGTTGTTCAAGAGCTTTTAGGGCACGCGAACCTTTCATCCACTCAAATTTATACTCATGTGACTAAAGAGCACTTGAAACGAACGTACAATCAATTTCACCCTCGTGCTTAG
- the hslV gene encoding ATP-dependent protease subunit HslV, translating into MSSFHATTIFAVQHNGKCAMSGDGQVTFGNAVVMKHTARKVRKLFNGRILAGFAGSVADAFTLFEMFEAKLEEYNGNIQRSSVELAKEWRSDKVLRKLEAMLIVMDESTLLLVSGTGEVIEPDDGVLAIGSGGNYALAAGRALKRYAGETLTAHDIAKAALETAGEICVYTNDNIIVEEL; encoded by the coding sequence ATGTCATCATTTCATGCAACGACAATTTTTGCTGTTCAACATAATGGAAAATGTGCCATGTCAGGTGACGGACAGGTTACCTTTGGAAATGCAGTGGTGATGAAACACACAGCCAGAAAAGTACGCAAGCTTTTCAACGGTAGAATTCTTGCTGGCTTTGCCGGTTCAGTGGCTGATGCCTTTACGCTGTTTGAAATGTTTGAAGCAAAGCTTGAAGAGTATAATGGAAATATCCAGCGCTCAAGTGTCGAGCTTGCAAAGGAATGGCGTAGTGACAAAGTTCTGAGAAAACTAGAAGCGATGCTCATTGTCATGGACGAATCTACTTTGCTGCTTGTTTCAGGTACTGGTGAGGTCATTGAACCTGACGACGGCGTCCTTGCCATTGGCTCTGGTGGAAACTACGCACTGGCTGCTGGTAGAGCATTAAAAAGATATGCCGGAGAAACCTTAACAGCTCACGATATTGCAAAAGCAGCGCTTGAAACTGCCGGCGAGATATGTGTGTATACAAATGACAATATTATTGTAGAAGAACTATAG
- the hslU gene encoding HslU--HslV peptidase ATPase subunit, producing the protein MSTKLTPRQIVDMLDQYIVGQTNAKKAVAVALRNRYRRSLLKGSLREEVVPKNILMIGPTGVGKTEIARRIAKLVGAPFIKVEATKFTEVGYVGRDVESMVRDLVETSVRLVKEEKMTSVKDKALENANKRIVELLVPGKQKNTSYKNPLEMFFGGNTASQDTEEQEKQEELSIKEQRRRIAHQLALGELEDRYITVEVEEQSGSMFDMLQGSGMEQMGMNMQDALSNLMPKKKKKRRLTVREARPVLTNEEAQKLIDMDEVTQEAIVRAEQTGIIFIDEIDKIAKKNSGSSADVSREGVQRDILPIVEGSTVVTKYGQVKTDHVLFISAGAFHIAKPSDLIPELQGRFPIRVELTKLTVEDFVRILIEPDNALLKQYIALLETEGIKVEFSDDAIRKLAEVAYSVNQETDNIGARRLHTILEKLLEDLSFEAPDINLEKIVITPQYVDDKLGSIVKNKDLSQFIL; encoded by the coding sequence ATGAGTACAAAATTAACCCCTAGGCAAATAGTAGATATGCTTGATCAATATATTGTAGGACAAACAAATGCTAAAAAAGCTGTTGCTGTAGCTTTAAGGAACAGGTATCGGAGAAGTCTTTTAAAAGGTAGCTTGCGTGAAGAGGTGGTTCCGAAAAATATTTTAATGATTGGGCCAACCGGAGTGGGTAAAACAGAAATAGCCAGAAGAATCGCAAAGCTTGTGGGGGCCCCCTTCATTAAGGTGGAAGCAACCAAATTCACAGAAGTAGGCTATGTAGGTCGAGATGTGGAGTCTATGGTACGTGATCTCGTAGAAACCTCCGTTCGCCTTGTAAAAGAGGAAAAGATGACAAGCGTAAAGGATAAGGCGCTTGAGAATGCCAATAAACGAATCGTTGAATTATTGGTTCCTGGAAAACAAAAAAACACCTCCTATAAAAATCCCTTAGAAATGTTTTTTGGCGGCAATACTGCCTCACAGGATACAGAGGAGCAAGAAAAACAAGAGGAACTATCGATAAAAGAACAACGTAGAAGAATAGCCCATCAATTAGCGCTTGGTGAACTTGAAGACAGATATATTACGGTTGAGGTGGAAGAACAGTCGGGCTCCATGTTTGATATGCTTCAAGGGTCGGGTATGGAACAAATGGGCATGAACATGCAGGATGCCTTAAGCAACCTCATGCCAAAGAAAAAGAAAAAGCGTAGACTTACTGTTAGAGAAGCGAGGCCGGTACTGACAAATGAGGAAGCGCAAAAACTCATTGATATGGATGAAGTTACTCAGGAAGCAATTGTAAGAGCAGAGCAAACTGGAATTATTTTTATTGATGAAATCGATAAAATTGCGAAGAAAAACAGTGGTTCCTCTGCAGATGTTTCCCGAGAAGGAGTACAACGTGATATTCTCCCGATTGTAGAAGGTTCCACCGTCGTAACGAAATATGGCCAAGTAAAAACGGATCATGTCTTGTTTATCTCAGCAGGAGCGTTTCATATTGCAAAACCTTCCGACCTTATACCGGAGCTTCAAGGGCGCTTCCCAATTCGTGTGGAGCTTACTAAGCTAACCGTGGAGGATTTTGTAAGAATTCTAATTGAACCTGATAATGCCCTGCTTAAGCAATATATTGCTTTACTGGAAACAGAAGGTATAAAAGTCGAATTTTCTGACGATGCTATTCGTAAACTAGCAGAAGTAGCCTATAGTGTGAATCAAGAAACGGATAATATCGGTGCCAGGAGATTGCATACGATCCTTGAAAAGCTTCTTGAGGATTTATCCTTTGAAGCTCCAGATATCAATTTAGAAAAAATCGTCATCACCCCACAATACGTAGATGATAAACTAGGTAGTATTGTTAAAAATAAAGATTTAAGTCAATTTATTTTATAG
- the codY gene encoding GTP-sensing pleiotropic transcriptional regulator CodY produces MPLLQKTRTINAMLQRAAGKPVNFKEMSETLCNVIEANVFVLSRRGKLLGYSINQQIENERMIKMLEDRQFPEEYTKNLFNISETSSNLDVESEYTAFPVENKELFKSGLTTIVPIIGGGERLGTLILARLQEPFSDDDLILAEYGATVVGMEILREKAEEIEEEARSKAVVQMAISSLSYSELEAIEHIFEELDGKEGLLVASKIADRVGITRSVIVNALRKLESAGVIESRSLGMKGTYIKVLNDKFLFELSKLKSH; encoded by the coding sequence ATGCCATTATTACAGAAAACGAGAACTATTAACGCAATGCTACAAAGAGCAGCTGGTAAGCCAGTAAACTTTAAAGAAATGTCAGAAACATTATGCAATGTGATTGAAGCGAATGTATTCGTTCTTTCTCGCCGCGGTAAACTATTAGGCTATTCCATTAACCAACAAATAGAAAACGAGCGCATGATTAAAATGCTTGAAGATCGCCAGTTTCCAGAGGAGTATACGAAAAACCTTTTCAATATTTCAGAAACTTCTTCTAACCTTGATGTAGAGAGCGAGTACACTGCTTTCCCTGTTGAAAACAAGGAGCTGTTTAAATCTGGCTTAACGACAATCGTTCCAATCATTGGAGGTGGAGAGAGATTAGGAACACTAATCCTTGCTCGTTTACAAGAGCCATTCTCCGATGATGATTTAATATTAGCAGAATACGGAGCAACCGTTGTAGGAATGGAAATTCTCCGTGAAAAAGCAGAAGAAATTGAAGAAGAGGCAAGAAGTAAAGCAGTCGTGCAAATGGCGATCAGTTCCTTATCCTATAGTGAGCTTGAAGCAATTGAACATATTTTTGAAGAACTTGATGGAAAAGAAGGATTGCTCGTAGCAAGTAAAATTGCTGACAGAGTTGGAATTACCCGTTCTGTAATTGTAAATGCATTGCGTAAATTAGAGAGCGCTGGTGTTATTGAATCTCGTTCATTAGGAATGAAAGGAACGTATATCAAAGTCTTAAACGACAAGTTCCTATTTGAATTATCAAAATTAAAATCCCACTAA